A stretch of Kiritimatiellia bacterium DNA encodes these proteins:
- a CDS encoding amidohydrolase family protein codes for MIIDAHNHPDWHGHNLDKFLANMALFKIDAAWLLSWECPVDEYAPAYGNVVPDAGGANGPIPFARCVSCAERAPGRFVLGYAPDPRRAEAIDKLQAAMEIYGARVCGELKLRMMYDNPDALRLYRFCGEKHVPVIAHIDYEFDTGAAYPRPNWWYGGGLEAFERAVGACPETIFCGHAPGFWAHISGDGQHDKTAYPKGKIAPGGKLIAMLRQYPNLYCDISAGSGLNALTRDPEFARDFLLEFQDRILYGRDYFDNKHQDFLNNLALPEETLEKIYSGNALKLAPLRR; via the coding sequence ATGATTATTGACGCTCACAACCATCCCGACTGGCACGGACACAACCTGGACAAATTCCTGGCCAACATGGCCCTTTTCAAGATTGACGCTGCCTGGCTTTTGAGCTGGGAATGCCCGGTTGACGAATACGCGCCCGCCTACGGCAACGTCGTTCCCGACGCGGGCGGAGCAAACGGCCCGATTCCTTTTGCACGCTGTGTTTCCTGCGCGGAACGGGCGCCGGGCAGGTTTGTCCTGGGTTACGCCCCTGATCCGCGCCGGGCCGAGGCGATTGACAAGCTGCAGGCCGCCATGGAAATCTACGGCGCGCGCGTCTGCGGCGAGCTTAAATTAAGAATGATGTATGACAACCCGGACGCCCTCCGCCTCTACCGTTTCTGCGGAGAAAAACATGTTCCGGTTATCGCACATATTGATTATGAATTTGACACCGGCGCCGCATATCCGCGGCCGAACTGGTGGTACGGAGGCGGCCTGGAAGCGTTTGAACGCGCGGTCGGCGCATGCCCGGAAACAATTTTCTGCGGCCACGCCCCGGGATTCTGGGCGCATATCTCCGGCGATGGACAGCACGATAAAACCGCCTATCCCAAGGGCAAAATCGCGCCGGGCGGCAAACTGATCGCCATGCTTCGGCAATATCCAAATTTATACTGCGACATTTCGGCCGGGTCCGGACTGAACGCTCTGACCCGCGATCCGGAATTCGCCAGGGATTTCCTGCTGGAATTCCAGGACCGTATTCTCTATGGACGCGATTATTTTGACAACAAGCACCAGGATTTCTTGAACAACCTCGCTCTGCCGGAAGAAACACTGGAAAAAATTTATTCCGGCAACGCGTTGAAACTGGCGCCGCTGCGCCGGTAA
- a CDS encoding DegT/DnrJ/EryC1/StrS family aminotransferase, whose translation MSRTSPRKTSCSCPKLALHGGPKVRSRPWPPRKLLGKEEKKAVDGLFDKAIASGNAFGYNGPEEEAFCKQFAGFMGGGYADAVNSGTNAVYAALRALDIEPFTEIIVSPITDPGGMMPIPLLNCIPVVADTAPGSFNAGAEQIEKMISSHTSAILVAHIHGEPADMNGIMRVARKRRIPVVEDCAQAHGATINGRLVGTFGDAAAFSTMFGKHFCTGGQGGIVYTRSKKIYHQARRVADRGKPFFMPPGSTNCVAALNLNLNDLAAAIGGAQLKKLPGIIQRRRRMAQWIQRGISGLRSVSFPETVKGGKPSYWFLRLRFHPEAVTCDKETYCRALAAEGLIVAPSYKHMPHLHDWFKNRRVFGTSRLPWSSPLYKGNAPRVFNCPNALQAINDHFVLTSFESWGKTEADDIVKILAKAERAFR comes from the coding sequence ATGAGCCGCACTTCACCCCGCAAAACTTCCTGCTCCTGCCCGAAACTGGCGCTGCACGGCGGCCCGAAGGTCCGTTCCCGGCCATGGCCGCCCAGAAAACTGCTGGGTAAAGAAGAAAAAAAAGCGGTTGACGGGCTGTTTGACAAAGCCATCGCATCCGGCAACGCTTTCGGTTATAACGGCCCCGAGGAAGAAGCGTTTTGCAAACAGTTCGCCGGCTTCATGGGCGGCGGATACGCGGACGCCGTCAATTCCGGCACAAACGCCGTTTACGCTGCCCTGCGCGCGCTGGATATTGAGCCTTTCACCGAAATCATCGTAAGCCCGATCACCGATCCGGGCGGAATGATGCCGATTCCCCTGCTGAATTGCATTCCCGTCGTGGCCGACACCGCCCCGGGCAGTTTTAACGCCGGCGCCGAACAGATTGAAAAAATGATATCGTCTCATACCAGCGCCATCCTGGTGGCCCATATCCACGGCGAACCGGCCGACATGAACGGCATAATGCGGGTTGCCCGGAAACGCCGTATCCCGGTGGTGGAAGACTGCGCCCAGGCCCACGGCGCCACGATTAACGGACGGCTGGTGGGCACCTTCGGCGACGCGGCCGCTTTTTCCACCATGTTCGGAAAACATTTCTGCACCGGCGGACAGGGCGGCATCGTCTATACCCGCAGTAAAAAAATATACCATCAGGCCCGGCGCGTTGCCGACCGCGGCAAGCCGTTTTTCATGCCGCCCGGCTCAACCAACTGCGTCGCCGCGCTGAATCTGAACCTGAACGACCTGGCGGCGGCCATCGGCGGCGCGCAATTGAAAAAACTGCCCGGCATTATCCAGCGCCGGCGGCGGATGGCGCAATGGATTCAGAGGGGAATAAGCGGATTGCGTTCCGTTTCGTTCCCGGAAACAGTCAAGGGGGGGAAACCCAGTTACTGGTTCCTGCGCCTCCGGTTTCATCCGGAAGCCGTAACCTGCGACAAGGAAACCTACTGCCGGGCGCTGGCCGCCGAAGGATTAATCGTCGCCCCATCCTATAAACACATGCCGCACCTGCACGACTGGTTCAAGAACCGGCGCGTTTTCGGAACGAGCCGGCTGCCGTGGTCCTCGCCGCTTTACAAAGGCAATGCGCCGCGCGTGTTTAACTGCCCCAACGCCCTGCAGGCCATCAACGACCACTTTGTTTTGACCTCTTTTGAAAGCTGGGGCAAGACCGAAGCCGATGATATCGTCAAAATTCTGGCAAAAGCGGAACGGGCATTCAGATGA
- a CDS encoding L-rhamnose isomerase — protein MKDKGVEKIYRLAREQYARLGVNTEQAIAGLRKINIALNCWQGDDVTGFLNETGISGGLVCTGSYPGRARSGEELRADLHKALTLIPGRHRVSLHAIYAEPRRPGKQRNELETRDFSAWIAWAQANRLGLDFNGTFFGHPLAASGFTLSARNENSRRFWIEHAAACRRIGADIGRKLRSPCVTNIWIPDGFKDIPFDRKKPREILKKSLDEIFARKFNPRHLVDSLEGKLFGIGSEAYVAGSYDFYLSYAVANGKMLCLDMGHFHPTESVADKLSALLLYLDGILLHISRGIRWDSDHAPILSDELRGLAEEIVRGGFLGRVKIGLDFFDASINRVAAWVIAARGVLKAFLTAMLEPATNLRQMERRGNHTGRLALLEELKTMPAGIVWNEYCRRQGVPAGIEWLNEIKKYERGVLTRRAKQ, from the coding sequence ATGAAGGACAAAGGAGTTGAAAAAATCTACCGGCTGGCGCGCGAACAATACGCGCGCCTGGGCGTGAACACGGAACAGGCCATCGCCGGCTTGCGGAAAATAAACATTGCGCTCAACTGCTGGCAGGGCGACGACGTTACCGGTTTTTTGAACGAGACCGGCATTTCCGGCGGGCTGGTCTGCACCGGCTCCTATCCCGGCCGGGCGCGCTCGGGGGAAGAATTGCGCGCCGACCTTCACAAGGCGCTCACCCTGATCCCGGGGAGACACCGGGTCAGCCTCCACGCCATTTACGCCGAGCCGCGCCGGCCCGGAAAACAACGCAACGAGCTTGAAACGCGCGATTTTTCCGCCTGGATCGCATGGGCGCAGGCCAACCGGCTCGGGCTGGATTTCAACGGCACATTTTTCGGCCATCCCCTCGCCGCTTCCGGCTTCACTCTGTCCGCCCGGAACGAAAACAGTCGCAGGTTCTGGATAGAACACGCGGCCGCCTGCCGGCGCATCGGCGCGGATATCGGCAGAAAATTGAGGTCCCCTTGCGTGACCAATATCTGGATCCCGGACGGTTTCAAGGATATCCCGTTTGACCGTAAAAAACCGCGCGAAATTCTGAAAAAATCACTGGATGAAATCTTTGCCCGGAAATTCAACCCGCGCCACCTCGTTGATTCCCTTGAGGGCAAGCTGTTCGGAATCGGCTCGGAAGCCTACGTGGCCGGTTCTTATGACTTTTATTTAAGTTACGCGGTCGCCAACGGCAAAATGCTCTGCCTGGACATGGGACATTTTCACCCGACCGAATCGGTGGCCGACAAGTTATCGGCGCTCCTGTTGTATCTTGACGGCATCCTTCTGCATATCAGCCGCGGCATCCGCTGGGACAGCGATCACGCGCCAATTCTTTCGGACGAACTGCGCGGCCTGGCCGAGGAAATTGTCCGCGGCGGATTTCTTGGCCGCGTGAAAATCGGCCTGGATTTTTTTGACGCCAGCATTAACCGCGTCGCGGCATGGGTGATCGCCGCGCGCGGCGTGTTGAAAGCTTTCCTGACCGCCATGCTTGAGCCGGCAACAAACTTGCGGCAAATGGAACGGCGGGGAAACCACACCGGACGCCTGGCGTTGCTGGAAGAATTAAAAACCATGCCGGCCGGCATTGTCTGGAACGAGTATTGCCGGCGGCAGGGAGTTCCCGCCGGAATTGAATGGTTAAACGAAATAAAAAAATATGAACGCGGCGTTCTAACGCGGCGCGCCAAACAATAA